From Draconibacterium halophilum, one genomic window encodes:
- a CDS encoding PAS domain-containing sensor histidine kinase encodes MECNGISGEVVPDCHGRSFLAMTPLPREFQRVVNSTVFKLTGLFQLFFVSLVVITFNMTKVNIGEAENPYLKKCAEQFHRISDHVPIVLYDYILHPDGSSEFQYVSSSCEEILELTKEEMLNDSMSFWSRVHQDDIEMLQSEDERTTRENSFFKSEFRYITKSGKTKWLQAASNPSKLLYGNTSLFSGYCLDITEKKNLESHLKNELETKDKFLSILSHDIRTPLGSLMVFAELLYEKLDNQNYTDLLEYASIVKNTSEQTFHFFDNLLAWGRSQKGINDFNPDFYSIDSIIRDVMGLLNAAVLQKNIQLEFDIDKNIEVYVDKAMIKTVLRNLLSNAIKFTADHGKISVSTKVATQTIEISIKDNGRGMRKDRLDNLLKLDKIVSEKGTKGEKGSGLGLILCNEFVQKHSGTIKAESEPGKGSTFTIELPLKHVN; translated from the coding sequence ATGGAGTGCAATGGAATCAGTGGGGAGGTGGTGCCTGATTGCCACGGTCGTTCCTTCCTCGCAATGACACCGCTACCGCGCGAATTCCAACGTGTGGTTAATAGTACGGTGTTTAAGCTGACCGGACTATTTCAGTTATTTTTCGTAAGTTTAGTCGTAATTACTTTTAATATGACTAAAGTTAACATAGGCGAAGCTGAAAACCCCTATCTAAAAAAATGTGCTGAACAATTTCACCGAATAAGTGATCATGTTCCTATCGTGTTGTACGATTATATCTTACATCCTGATGGTTCCAGTGAGTTTCAATATGTGAGTTCCAGTTGCGAGGAGATTCTGGAATTAACAAAAGAAGAAATGCTCAATGACTCGATGTCATTTTGGAGCAGGGTACATCAGGATGATATTGAAATGTTGCAATCAGAAGATGAAAGAACAACCCGGGAAAATTCTTTTTTCAAATCTGAATTTCGTTATATTACAAAATCAGGAAAGACAAAATGGTTGCAGGCTGCGTCAAATCCCTCTAAGTTATTGTACGGGAATACCAGTTTATTTAGTGGCTATTGTTTAGATATTACCGAAAAGAAAAATCTCGAAAGCCACCTTAAAAATGAATTAGAAACGAAGGATAAATTTTTATCGATCCTTTCTCATGATATACGAACACCTTTGGGATCGCTGATGGTATTCGCTGAATTACTTTATGAAAAGCTAGACAACCAGAATTATACAGATCTTCTTGAATATGCGTCGATTGTTAAAAATACCTCAGAACAAACATTTCATTTTTTCGATAATTTGCTGGCTTGGGGAAGGTCACAGAAGGGTATAAACGATTTTAACCCTGACTTTTACTCGATTGATAGCATTATTCGCGATGTAATGGGATTGTTGAATGCAGCTGTATTGCAAAAAAATATTCAGCTTGAATTTGACATCGATAAAAATATTGAGGTATATGTGGATAAGGCCATGATAAAAACAGTACTTCGTAACTTGTTGTCAAATGCGATTAAGTTTACTGCTGATCATGGAAAAATAAGCGTCTCAACAAAAGTAGCAACTCAGACTATCGAAATCTCCATTAAGGATAATGGAAGAGGAATGAGAAAGGACAGGCTTGATAATCTTTTAAAATTGGATAAAATTGTTTCTGAAAAAGGAACAAAAGGCGAAAAGGGCTCCGGGCTGGGTTTGATTTTGTGTAATGAATTTGTTCAGAAACATAGTGGCACCATTAAGGCCGAAAGTGAACCCGGCAAGGGGAGTACCTTTACCATTGAACTGCCTCTAAAACATGTGAATTGA
- a CDS encoding DoxX family protein yields the protein MKFLHTDNSRTTFLIRMMVGLVFLSEGLQKYLFPAIRGAGRFESIGLPAPELLGYTVGGFEVVCGVFILLGFLTRYAAFPLITIMIVAIGTTKITILADDGFWQMMHAARTDFSMLLGSIFLLIRGGGTWSFDYRLFH from the coding sequence ATGAAGTTTTTGCACACCGATAATTCCCGGACAACTTTTTTAATACGTATGATGGTTGGCCTCGTTTTCCTATCCGAAGGCCTTCAGAAATATCTATTTCCTGCCATTCGCGGAGCGGGGCGTTTTGAGAGCATTGGATTGCCAGCACCTGAATTACTGGGGTATACTGTGGGAGGTTTTGAGGTGGTTTGCGGGGTGTTCATTTTGTTGGGGTTTTTAACACGTTATGCTGCTTTCCCGCTTATTACTATTATGATTGTTGCCATTGGTACAACCAAAATAACGATTCTTGCAGATGATGGATTTTGGCAAATGATGCACGCTGCCCGTACCGATTTTTCGATGTTACTCGGTAGTATTTTTTTGCTGATAAGGGGAGGCGGTACCTGGTCTTTCGATTATCGATTGTTCCATTAA